A window from Pseudomonas frederiksbergensis encodes these proteins:
- a CDS encoding OprD family porin, which produces MKLSSTALLALAISSVTATAYAETQSQAFTPVTVKEKSAQSEATGFVEGQSITGSTRNWYANEQLKRGSKFSYNKNGALVDTDRRINWVQGTIVKYNSGFTQGTVGFNTEVAAYNAIALDRDREDLASRFGGVPGDRAKPGYNRTLTKEGGDAVGQWSKLGLANVKARFSNTTLTAGRQNFSSPQVDVIGNRPLPSSFQGVSLHSEELENLTFDLATFDRNSPRTEQSQRKFRSEYADEIIEIDHVNTAGITYQPFASLTTSLWGTQAEDMWNQYYFGASHVLGDSSVLSLTTGLNYYKTVDEGKAVLGEIDNDTYSLSLGLTHQAHSLTFSYQEVNGNEYFDYLHETNGIYLANSLLSDFNGPNEKSFQIAYGLNMAEYGVPGLKFNIYQARGWGIDGTHNKGGAYASVQTMDGEHHYEYGIGSSYAIQSGPLKATTVRATYTAHRASENQSDGSINEFRLVTTIPFNIL; this is translated from the coding sequence ATGAAACTGAGCAGCACCGCGTTACTGGCCTTGGCCATCAGCAGCGTAACCGCCACGGCGTACGCAGAAACCCAAAGCCAGGCGTTCACCCCGGTTACCGTGAAAGAGAAAAGTGCCCAGAGTGAAGCCACTGGCTTCGTTGAAGGGCAATCGATCACCGGGAGCACGCGTAACTGGTATGCGAACGAGCAACTGAAGCGTGGTAGCAAGTTCAGCTACAACAAAAACGGTGCATTGGTCGACACCGACCGCCGCATCAACTGGGTCCAGGGCACAATCGTCAAGTACAACTCGGGCTTTACACAAGGCACTGTCGGTTTCAACACCGAAGTCGCGGCTTACAATGCCATCGCCCTGGATCGTGATCGCGAAGACTTGGCCTCGCGTTTCGGTGGTGTACCGGGTGACCGTGCAAAGCCTGGCTATAACCGTACTCTGACTAAAGAAGGTGGCGACGCCGTTGGCCAGTGGAGCAAACTGGGCCTGGCCAACGTCAAGGCCCGTTTCTCCAACACCACCCTGACCGCCGGTCGTCAGAACTTCAGCAGCCCGCAAGTGGACGTCATCGGTAACCGTCCACTGCCTTCGAGCTTCCAGGGTGTGTCCCTGCACAGCGAAGAGCTGGAAAACCTGACTTTTGACTTGGCCACCTTCGACCGCAACTCTCCACGAACTGAACAAAGCCAGCGTAAATTTCGCTCCGAATACGCTGACGAAATCATTGAAATCGATCACGTGAACACCGCTGGTATCACTTACCAGCCATTCGCCAGTCTGACCACCAGCCTGTGGGGCACCCAGGCCGAAGACATGTGGAACCAGTACTACTTCGGCGCCAGCCATGTACTGGGCGACAGCTCGGTTCTGAGCCTGACCACTGGCCTGAACTACTACAAGACCGTCGACGAAGGCAAAGCCGTACTGGGCGAGATCGACAACGACACCTACTCCCTGTCGCTCGGCCTGACTCACCAGGCCCACAGCCTGACCTTCTCCTACCAGGAAGTGAACGGTAACGAGTACTTCGACTACCTGCACGAAACCAACGGCATCTACCTGGCCAACTCCCTGCTGTCGGACTTCAACGGCCCGAACGAGAAGTCCTTCCAGATCGCCTACGGCCTGAACATGGCTGAATACGGCGTACCAGGCTTGAAATTCAACATTTACCAGGCTCGCGGCTGGGGCATCGACGGCACTCACAACAAAGGCGGCGCTTACGCCAGCGTGCAGACGATGGATGGCGAACACCATTACGAGTACGGCATCGGTAGTTCGTACGCCATTCAAAGCGGCCCACTCAAGGCCACTACTGTGCGCGCGACCTACACCGCTCACCGCGCCAGCGAAAACCAGTCTGATGGCAGCATCAACGAGTTCCGTCTCGTGACCACCATCCCGTTCAACATTCTGTAA
- a CDS encoding ABC transporter substrate-binding protein: protein MKMLPLRAAIAAALLSVAVGVSAKPLVVCTEASPEGFDMVQYTTAVTADAVAETIFNRLADFKPGTTEVIPALADSWDISEDGLTYTFHLRKGVKFHTTDYFKPTRDMNADDVVWSFQRQLDPNHPWHKLSSVGFPYFESMGFKELLKSVEKIDDNTVTFTLTRREAPFLADIAMAFSSIYSAEYADQLLKANKTGDLNNKPVGTGPFVFQRYAKDAQVRFKANADYFRGKPPADSLILAIATDNNVRLQKLKANECQIALYPKPDDIPSIKKDAKLSVDELNAMTVSYIAMNTSHKYMSDVRVRKAIDIAFDKAAYVNALFGKGNATVAVNPYPDTLLGYNHDLKNPPRDLDKARALLKEAGVPDGTTFTLFTRNGGGPTNPNPMLGAQMMQADLAKVGIKIDIRVMEWGEMLKRAKNGEHDMVSAGWAGDNGDPDNFLTPMLSCEAAKNGENYARWCNEKFQALIDEARAKVNPAERAALYEQAQVIFNQDQPWISMAHTRMFTAMRNNVEGYHISPLTTNNFATTQVK, encoded by the coding sequence ATGAAAATGCTTCCCCTACGTGCGGCCATTGCAGCCGCGTTGCTGAGTGTCGCCGTCGGCGTCTCGGCCAAACCCCTGGTGGTCTGCACCGAAGCCAGTCCGGAAGGCTTCGACATGGTCCAGTACACGACTGCAGTCACCGCCGATGCGGTGGCCGAAACCATCTTCAATCGTCTGGCGGACTTCAAGCCCGGCACCACAGAAGTGATTCCGGCACTGGCCGATTCCTGGGACATCAGTGAAGACGGCCTGACCTACACGTTCCACCTGCGCAAAGGCGTCAAGTTCCACACCACCGACTACTTCAAGCCGACCCGTGACATGAATGCCGACGACGTGGTCTGGAGCTTCCAGCGTCAGCTGGACCCGAATCACCCGTGGCACAAACTGTCGAGCGTGGGCTTCCCGTACTTTGAAAGCATGGGCTTCAAGGAACTGCTCAAAAGTGTCGAGAAGATCGACGACAACACGGTCACCTTCACCCTGACCCGCCGCGAAGCGCCGTTCCTGGCCGACATCGCCATGGCCTTCTCCTCGATCTACTCCGCCGAATACGCCGACCAGTTGCTCAAGGCCAACAAGACCGGCGACCTGAACAACAAGCCTGTCGGCACCGGCCCGTTCGTTTTCCAGCGTTACGCCAAGGACGCTCAAGTCCGCTTCAAGGCCAACGCGGACTACTTCCGTGGCAAGCCACCGGCTGATTCGCTGATCCTGGCCATCGCCACCGACAACAACGTGCGCCTGCAAAAACTGAAAGCCAACGAATGCCAGATTGCGCTGTACCCCAAGCCAGATGACATTCCGAGCATCAAGAAAGACGCCAAACTGAGTGTCGATGAACTGAACGCGATGACCGTCTCGTACATCGCCATGAACACCTCGCACAAATACATGAGCGATGTGCGCGTACGCAAAGCCATCGACATCGCCTTCGACAAGGCCGCCTACGTCAACGCGCTATTCGGCAAAGGCAATGCGACCGTGGCGGTCAATCCGTACCCGGACACCCTGCTGGGCTACAACCACGACCTGAAGAACCCACCGCGTGATCTGGACAAGGCCCGCGCCTTGCTCAAGGAAGCCGGCGTGCCGGATGGCACTACGTTTACCCTGTTCACCCGTAACGGCGGCGGTCCAACCAACCCGAACCCGATGCTCGGCGCGCAGATGATGCAGGCCGACCTGGCCAAGGTCGGGATCAAGATTGATATTCGCGTCATGGAGTGGGGCGAAATGCTCAAGCGCGCCAAAAATGGCGAACATGACATGGTGTCTGCCGGATGGGCGGGTGATAACGGCGACCCGGATAACTTCCTGACGCCTATGCTCAGTTGCGAGGCCGCCAAAAACGGCGAAAACTACGCACGCTGGTGTAACGAGAAGTTCCAGGCGCTGATCGATGAAGCCAGGGCTAAAGTAAACCCGGCCGAACGCGCAGCGCTCTATGAGCAAGCCCAGGTGATTTTCAATCAGGACCAGCCATGGATCAGCATGGCGCACACCCGTATGTTCACCGCAATGCGTAACAACGTAGAGGGCTATCACATTAGCCCGCTCACCACTAATAACTTCGCCACCACCCAGGTGAAGTAG
- a CDS encoding ABC transporter substrate-binding protein, with amino-acid sequence MLKHAVIPFLVGASLLASAPFAQAATNLVFCSEGSPAGFDPGQYTTGTDFDASAETMFNRLTQFERGGTAVIPGLATKWDISDDGLTYTFHLREGVKFHTTPYFKPTREFNADDVLFTFNRMINKDDPFRKAYPTEFPYFTDMGMDTNIAKIDKVDDKTVKFTLKEVDAAFIQNMAMSFASVQSAEYAAQLLKEGKAADINQKPVGTGPFVFKSYQKDSNIRYTGNKDYWLPDDVKIDNLIFAITTDPSVRIQKLKKNECQITLFPRPADLKALQEDKTLKVPNQAGFNLGYIAYNVMPVLKGRTDANPLAELKVRQALDMAVNKQQIIDSVYQGAGQLAVNAMPPTQWSYDTTIKDAKYDPEKAKELLKEAGVKEGTQITLWAMPVQRPYNPNAKLMAEMLQSDWAKIGLKVNIVSYEWGEYIKRSKGGENQAMLIGWSGDNGDPDNWLNVLFGCDSLQGNNFSKWCDKKFDGIVKEAKRTTDQSKRTELYKQAQHVLKDAVPMTPIAHSTVFQPMRDNVQDFKISPFGLNSFYGVSISK; translated from the coding sequence ATGCTTAAACACGCGGTCATTCCGTTTTTAGTCGGCGCAAGCTTATTAGCCAGCGCACCTTTCGCCCAAGCGGCGACTAACCTGGTGTTTTGCTCCGAAGGGAGCCCGGCCGGTTTTGATCCTGGTCAGTACACCACCGGAACCGACTTCGACGCCTCTGCAGAAACCATGTTCAACCGTCTGACTCAGTTCGAGCGCGGCGGCACCGCCGTTATTCCTGGTCTGGCGACCAAATGGGACATCTCCGATGATGGCCTGACTTACACCTTCCACCTGCGTGAAGGCGTCAAGTTCCACACCACCCCGTATTTCAAGCCGACTCGTGAGTTCAACGCCGACGACGTGCTGTTCACCTTTAATCGCATGATTAACAAGGATGACCCGTTCCGTAAGGCGTACCCAACCGAATTCCCGTACTTCACCGACATGGGGATGGACACCAACATCGCCAAGATCGATAAAGTCGACGACAAAACTGTCAAGTTCACCCTGAAGGAAGTCGACGCCGCGTTCATCCAGAACATGGCCATGAGTTTCGCGTCCGTCCAGTCCGCCGAATATGCCGCCCAACTGCTGAAAGAAGGCAAAGCCGCGGACATCAACCAGAAACCGGTCGGCACGGGTCCGTTCGTGTTCAAGAGCTACCAGAAAGACTCCAACATCCGCTACACCGGGAACAAGGACTACTGGCTGCCTGACGACGTCAAGATTGACAACCTGATCTTCGCCATCACCACCGACCCGTCGGTACGCATCCAGAAGCTGAAAAAGAACGAGTGCCAGATCACTCTGTTCCCACGTCCGGCCGACCTGAAGGCTCTTCAGGAAGACAAGACTCTGAAAGTGCCTAACCAGGCTGGTTTCAACCTGGGTTACATCGCCTACAACGTGATGCCAGTGCTCAAGGGCCGCACCGACGCCAACCCGCTGGCCGAGCTGAAGGTTCGTCAGGCGCTGGACATGGCAGTGAACAAGCAGCAGATCATCGACTCGGTTTACCAGGGTGCAGGTCAACTGGCGGTCAACGCCATGCCACCGACCCAGTGGTCCTACGACACCACCATCAAGGACGCCAAGTACGATCCTGAGAAAGCCAAGGAGCTGCTCAAGGAAGCGGGCGTCAAGGAAGGTACCCAGATCACTCTGTGGGCCATGCCGGTTCAGCGTCCATACAACCCGAACGCTAAATTGATGGCTGAAATGCTGCAATCCGACTGGGCGAAGATCGGCCTCAAGGTCAACATCGTCAGCTACGAATGGGGCGAGTACATCAAGCGTTCCAAGGGCGGTGAGAACCAGGCGATGCTGATCGGCTGGAGCGGTGACAATGGTGATCCGGACAACTGGCTGAACGTGCTGTTCGGCTGCGATTCGCTGCAAGGCAACAACTTCTCCAAGTGGTGCGACAAGAAGTTCGACGGCATCGTTAAAGAAGCCAAGCGCACGACCGATCAGTCCAAGCGCACCGAACTGTACAAACAGGCGCAACACGTCCTCAAAGATGCTGTTCCAATGACACCTATCGCTCACTCGACGGTGTTCCAACCCATGCGCGACAACGTGCAGGACTTCAAGATCAGCCCGTTTGGCTTGAACTCCTTCTACGGCGTCAGCATCAGCAAATAA
- a CDS encoding IS110 family transposase encodes MAMPVSVTKPIVGVDVAKNELVIYQSDGDLLEEIPNTKTSIKQWLKALSGTVAIAIEATNIYHLDFADLAYEAGCTIYMVGGYELKHYREGVKIRAKTDALDAKLLARYLKNEAEELRPWTPPSPLYRQLLSLFRRRAALVQARVGLVQSWSNEPLLKAAFAEQVKSMQQLETLIEKTINDQLKEAGLLGQLKRCLKVEGIGFLTGARLITAFQRGDFRNADAFIAFLGMDLRVAKSGQKDARRSLTKRGDPEARRLLHNAAMSASRTKAWKGYYEEQRTRGFSTTQALVMLARKLARVVFALLKGQSEYQPKAS; translated from the coding sequence ATGGCAATGCCGGTTTCTGTCACAAAGCCGATCGTAGGTGTGGATGTCGCCAAGAATGAACTGGTGATTTATCAGTCTGATGGGGATTTGCTTGAAGAGATTCCCAACACCAAAACATCCATCAAACAGTGGCTGAAGGCGTTGTCGGGGACGGTGGCTATTGCCATTGAGGCGACCAACATTTACCACCTGGACTTCGCTGATCTGGCCTATGAGGCCGGTTGCACGATTTACATGGTGGGAGGCTATGAGCTCAAACATTATCGCGAAGGCGTGAAGATCCGCGCCAAAACCGACGCACTGGATGCCAAGCTACTGGCTCGTTACCTGAAGAACGAAGCCGAGGAGTTGCGTCCTTGGACCCCGCCCTCACCGCTGTACCGCCAGCTCCTGAGCCTTTTCCGCCGCCGCGCAGCCTTGGTCCAGGCCAGGGTCGGCCTGGTGCAGAGCTGGTCGAATGAGCCGCTGCTTAAGGCGGCTTTTGCCGAGCAAGTGAAGTCCATGCAGCAGCTTGAGACGCTGATCGAAAAGACGATCAACGATCAGCTCAAAGAAGCCGGTTTGCTCGGTCAATTGAAGCGCTGCCTGAAAGTTGAGGGTATTGGATTTTTGACTGGGGCCCGCTTGATAACTGCATTTCAGCGAGGAGATTTTAGAAACGCGGATGCCTTTATCGCCTTCCTGGGCATGGATTTACGGGTGGCGAAATCAGGACAGAAGGACGCTCGCCGCAGTTTGACCAAGCGCGGCGACCCCGAGGCCCGCCGACTTCTGCACAATGCAGCGATGTCGGCTAGCCGTACGAAAGCCTGGAAAGGGTATTACGAAGAACAAAGAACGCGGGGTTTCAGCACCACTCAGGCGCTGGTGATGCTGGCTCGCAAGCTTGCTCGGGTGGTATTCGCCTTGCTGAAAGGGCAAAGCGAATATCAGCCAAAAGCCAGTTGA
- a CDS encoding ABC transporter substrate-binding protein: MRHTLVLSALLGTGLLAVTSISQAANNSLVFCSEGSPAGFDTAQYTTATDNDAAEPLYNRLAEFEKGATNVVPGLATRWDISEDGLKYTFHLREGVKFHTTKYFTPTRDFNADDVLFTFNRMLDPQQPFRKAYPTEFPYFNGMSLNKNIAKVEKTGPLTVVMTLNSVDAAFIQNIAMSFAAILSAEYADKLLADGKPSDINQKPIGTGPFVFKSYQKDSNIRYTGNKQYWDPSRVKLENLIFAINTDASVRVQKLKANECQITLHPRPADVTALKNDPALKLIEKPGFNLGYIAYNVRHKPFDQLEVRQALDMAVNKQGILNAVYQGAGQLAVNAMPPTQWSYDETIKDAAYNPEKAKELLKAAGVKEGTEITLWAMPVQRPYNPNAKLMAEMLQADWAKIGLKVKIVSYEWGEYIKRTKNGEHDVSLIGWTGDNGDPDNWLGTLYSCDAIGGNNYSMWCDPAYDKLIKQAKVVTDRDQRTVLYKQAQQYLKQQVPITPVAHSTVNQPLSAKIEGFKVSPFGRNVFSGVSIEK, translated from the coding sequence ATGCGCCATACCTTGGTTTTATCCGCATTGCTGGGCACCGGCCTGCTGGCCGTCACTTCCATCAGCCAGGCCGCCAATAACAGCCTGGTGTTCTGCTCCGAAGGCAGCCCCGCTGGCTTCGACACTGCGCAGTACACGACCGCGACCGATAACGACGCCGCCGAACCGTTGTACAACCGACTGGCAGAGTTCGAAAAAGGCGCCACCAACGTCGTACCTGGCCTGGCCACCCGCTGGGATATTTCCGAGGACGGCCTCAAGTACACCTTTCACCTGCGCGAAGGGGTGAAGTTTCATACAACCAAATACTTCACGCCGACCCGTGATTTCAACGCCGACGACGTGCTGTTCACGTTCAATCGCATGCTCGATCCGCAGCAACCTTTCCGTAAGGCTTATCCGACCGAGTTCCCGTATTTCAACGGAATGAGCCTGAACAAGAACATCGCCAAGGTCGAGAAGACCGGGCCGCTGACCGTGGTCATGACGCTCAACAGCGTGGACGCCGCGTTCATCCAGAACATCGCCATGAGCTTCGCCGCCATCCTGTCCGCCGAATACGCCGACAAACTGCTGGCCGACGGCAAGCCGAGCGACATCAACCAGAAGCCGATCGGCACCGGGCCGTTCGTGTTCAAGAGCTACCAGAAAGATTCCAACATCCGTTACACCGGCAACAAGCAGTACTGGGACCCGAGTCGGGTCAAACTCGAGAACCTGATTTTCGCCATCAACACCGACGCCTCGGTGCGGGTGCAGAAGCTCAAGGCCAACGAGTGCCAGATCACCCTGCACCCGCGCCCTGCCGACGTGACCGCGCTGAAGAACGACCCGGCACTCAAGCTCATCGAGAAGCCCGGCTTCAACCTCGGTTACATCGCCTACAACGTGCGCCACAAGCCTTTCGACCAGCTCGAAGTGCGCCAGGCGCTGGACATGGCGGTGAACAAGCAAGGGATTCTCAACGCCGTCTATCAAGGTGCCGGTCAACTGGCGGTCAACGCCATGCCACCGACCCAATGGTCCTACGACGAGACCATTAAAGACGCCGCCTACAACCCGGAAAAAGCCAAGGAACTGCTCAAGGCTGCCGGCGTGAAGGAAGGCACGGAAATCACTTTATGGGCGATGCCCGTTCAGCGCCCTTACAACCCGAACGCCAAATTGATGGCCGAAATGCTCCAGGCTGACTGGGCGAAGATCGGACTCAAAGTGAAGATCGTCAGCTACGAATGGGGCGAGTACATCAAGCGCACCAAGAATGGCGAGCACGACGTCAGCCTGATCGGCTGGACCGGTGACAACGGGGACCCGGACAACTGGCTCGGCACGCTTTACAGCTGCGACGCCATTGGCGGCAACAACTACTCCATGTGGTGTGATCCGGCTTACGACAAGCTGATCAAGCAGGCCAAGGTCGTCACCGACCGCGACCAGCGCACCGTGCTCTACAAACAAGCGCAGCAGTACCTCAAGCAGCAGGTGCCGATTACGCCAGTCGCCCACTCGACGGTCAACCAGCCGTTGAGCGCCAAAATCGAAGGATTCAAGGTGAGTCCGTTCGGTCGTAACGTGTTCTCGGGCGTCAGCATAGAAAAGTAA
- a CDS encoding SIMPL domain-containing protein (The SIMPL domain is named for its presence in mouse protein SIMPL (signalling molecule that associates with mouse pelle-like kinase). Bacterial member BP26, from Brucella, was shown to assemble into a channel-like structure, while YggE from E. coli has been associated with resistance to oxidative stress.), whose translation MHTFRRSAALLALSAGTLASLPALAADELHYNQIALRAEVSQEVARDLMIVTLYTEEQNTDPAKLAADVSTTMNKALAQAKQVKDITLRQGSRNSYPIYDTKGQKITGWRERAELRLESSDFAALSKLTGELLTDLKMGGMDFAIATPTRKASEDALLKEAVTAFKARAQLATDALGGSGYKIVNLNLNSNGYPQPYMRGPMMMKAASMDSAPVTPEVEAGTSQVSMTADGSIEVLMP comes from the coding sequence ATGCACACATTCCGCCGCAGCGCCGCCCTTCTTGCCCTTAGCGCTGGCACTCTCGCCAGCCTGCCGGCCCTCGCCGCCGACGAGCTGCACTACAACCAGATCGCCCTGCGCGCCGAAGTCAGCCAGGAAGTGGCCCGCGACCTGATGATCGTGACGCTCTACACCGAAGAACAAAACACCGACCCGGCCAAACTCGCCGCTGACGTCAGCACCACCATGAACAAAGCACTGGCCCAGGCCAAGCAGGTCAAAGACATCACCCTGCGCCAGGGCAGCCGCAACAGCTACCCGATCTACGATACCAAGGGCCAGAAAATCACCGGTTGGCGCGAACGCGCCGAACTGCGCCTGGAAAGCTCCGACTTCGCTGCGCTGTCGAAACTGACCGGCGAATTGCTCACCGACCTGAAAATGGGTGGCATGGACTTCGCCATCGCCACCCCAACCCGCAAAGCCAGCGAAGATGCGCTGCTTAAAGAAGCCGTGACAGCCTTCAAGGCCCGCGCTCAATTGGCGACCGACGCGTTGGGCGGCAGCGGTTACAAAATCGTCAACCTGAACCTGAACAGCAACGGTTATCCACAACCGTACATGCGTGGGCCGATGATGATGAAGGCGGCGAGCATGGATTCGGCACCAGTGACGCCTGAGGTTGAGGCGGGCACCAGCCAGGTCAGCATGACGGCGGATGGTTCGATTGAAGTGTTGATGCCTTGA
- a CDS encoding ATP-binding protein, whose protein sequence is MLAPVQITSATRQNLWRLTFIRTLVLAAQAGSVGLAYWLDLLPLPWFQLAATLGCSMLLCAFTAIRLRTSWPVTELEYAVQLACDLFIHSALLYFSGGSTNPFVSYYLVPLTIAAVTLPWRYSVILSGIALTMYTLLLARFYPLQTFPIARENLQVYGMWLSFALAAAVITFFAARMAEELRRQEELRAIRREEGLRDQQLLAVATQAAGAAHELGTPLATMSVLLKEMRQDHHDPMLQEDLSVLQDQVKLCKETLQQLVRAAEANRRLAVEMQDVTDWLDEALNRWHLMRPEASYRFQRLGQGPVPRMAPPPDLTQALLNLLNNAADACPEGLQVTLDWNAEDLTISIRDHGAGVPLAIAEQIGKPFFTTKGKGFGLGLFLSKASVTRAGGSVKLYSHEEGGTLTELRLPRVARGDEHE, encoded by the coding sequence ATGCTCGCCCCCGTTCAAATCACTTCCGCAACTCGCCAGAACCTTTGGCGGCTGACGTTCATCCGCACATTGGTATTGGCCGCTCAGGCCGGTTCCGTGGGCCTGGCCTACTGGCTCGACTTGCTGCCGCTGCCCTGGTTCCAACTGGCTGCGACCCTCGGCTGTTCGATGCTGCTGTGTGCATTCACGGCCATTCGCCTGCGCACCTCATGGCCGGTTACCGAACTCGAATACGCCGTGCAACTGGCCTGCGACCTGTTTATCCACAGTGCCTTGCTGTACTTCTCCGGCGGCTCGACCAACCCCTTCGTCTCTTATTACCTGGTGCCGCTGACCATTGCCGCGGTGACGTTGCCGTGGCGTTATTCGGTGATTCTGTCCGGCATCGCGTTGACGATGTACACCCTGCTGCTGGCGCGCTTCTATCCGCTGCAAACCTTCCCGATCGCTCGGGAAAACCTGCAGGTTTACGGGATGTGGCTGAGTTTCGCCCTGGCCGCGGCGGTCATCACTTTCTTCGCCGCACGCATGGCTGAAGAGCTGCGTCGTCAGGAAGAATTGCGCGCCATCCGTCGCGAGGAAGGCCTGCGCGATCAGCAATTGCTGGCCGTCGCGACCCAGGCTGCGGGTGCCGCCCATGAATTGGGCACGCCGTTGGCGACCATGAGTGTATTGCTCAAGGAAATGCGCCAGGACCATCACGACCCGATGTTGCAGGAGGACCTGAGCGTGCTCCAGGATCAGGTCAAACTCTGCAAGGAAACCTTGCAGCAATTGGTGCGCGCCGCCGAAGCCAATCGTCGATTGGCCGTGGAGATGCAGGACGTCACCGATTGGCTCGACGAAGCCCTGAACCGCTGGCACCTGATGCGCCCGGAAGCCAGTTATCGCTTCCAGCGCCTGGGCCAAGGCCCCGTGCCGCGCATGGCGCCGCCGCCGGACCTGACCCAGGCGCTGCTGAATTTGCTCAACAATGCCGCCGACGCTTGCCCCGAAGGGCTGCAAGTGACGCTGGACTGGAATGCCGAAGACCTGACCATCAGCATCCGCGACCACGGTGCCGGTGTGCCGCTGGCTATCGCCGAGCAGATCGGCAAGCCGTTTTTTACCACCAAGGGCAAAGGTTTCGGCCTGGGCCTGTTTTTGAGCAAGGCCAGCGTGACACGCGCCGGCGGCTCAGTGAAACTCTACAGTCATGAGGAAGGCGGCACGCTCACCGAGCTGCGCCTGCCCCGTGTCGCCCGAGGAGACGAACATGAGTGA
- a CDS encoding ABC transporter permease subunit, with protein sequence MFSFIARRLGLLIPTFFGITLLTFALIRMIPGDPVEVMMGERRVDPEMHAQAMERLGLNKPLYAQYLDYIGKLAHGDLGESLRTRESVWTEFSSLFPATLELSMAALLFAGILGLLAGVIAALKRGSLFDHGVMGISLAGYSMPIFWWGLILIMFFSVSLGWTPVSGRIDLLYDIEPRTGFMLIDTLLADDVGAFFDALHHLILPAIVLGTIPLAVIARMTRSSMLEVLREDYIRTARAKGLSPSRVVFVHGLRNALIPVLTVVGLQVGTLLAGAVLTETIFSWPGIGKWLIEAIGARDYPVVQNGILLIACLVILVNFVVDILYGFANPRIRHQR encoded by the coding sequence ATGTTTAGTTTTATTGCCCGCCGACTGGGGTTATTGATCCCCACGTTCTTCGGCATCACCTTGCTGACTTTCGCGTTGATTCGCATGATTCCAGGCGACCCCGTGGAAGTGATGATGGGCGAACGTCGGGTCGACCCCGAAATGCATGCCCAGGCAATGGAACGCCTTGGTCTGAACAAACCGCTGTATGCCCAATACCTGGACTACATCGGCAAGTTGGCCCACGGCGACCTTGGCGAATCCCTGCGTACTCGCGAAAGCGTCTGGACCGAGTTCAGCTCTCTATTCCCCGCGACCCTGGAACTGTCCATGGCCGCGCTGTTGTTCGCCGGCATCCTGGGCCTTCTGGCCGGGGTGATTGCGGCACTCAAGCGAGGATCCCTGTTCGACCATGGGGTGATGGGCATCTCCCTGGCGGGATACTCGATGCCGATCTTCTGGTGGGGCCTGATCCTGATCATGTTCTTCTCGGTGTCCCTGGGCTGGACCCCGGTTTCCGGGCGGATCGACCTGCTCTACGACATCGAGCCGCGCACCGGTTTCATGCTGATCGATACGCTGCTGGCCGATGACGTCGGGGCGTTCTTCGATGCCCTGCATCACCTGATCCTCCCGGCCATCGTGCTCGGCACCATCCCGCTGGCAGTGATCGCGCGGATGACCCGTTCTTCGATGCTCGAAGTGCTGCGTGAAGACTACATCCGTACCGCCCGCGCCAAAGGCCTGTCGCCATCGCGCGTGGTATTCGTTCACGGTTTGCGTAACGCGCTGATTCCGGTGCTGACCGTGGTCGGCCTGCAAGTCGGCACATTGCTGGCCGGTGCGGTCCTGACCGAAACCATTTTCTCCTGGCCCGGCATCGGCAAATGGCTGATCGAAGCCATTGGCGCACGGGACTATCCCGTGGTGCAGAACGGCATCCTGTTAATCGCCTGCCTGGTGATTCTGGTCAACTTCGTGGTGGACATCCTCTACGGCTTTGCCAACCCACGCATCCGTCATCAGCGCTGA